A part of Ammospiza caudacuta isolate bAmmCau1 chromosome 5, bAmmCau1.pri, whole genome shotgun sequence genomic DNA contains:
- the FOXRED2 gene encoding FAD-dependent oxidoreductase domain-containing protein 2 produces MPPGLLPFRAGCASTAMAPAVCGTLLGLAMYASGLCAVSGAAFLYHDYCVIGAGPAGLQAAYFLQRAGRDYIVFERSHAPGSFFALYPRHRKLISINKQYTGKSNSEFNLRHDWNSLLSHDRRLLFRRYSRDFFPNADTMVRYLEDFASLLKLRVQYNTAIIHVTLEKNEQAWNGHYFLLIDQDRKNYKCSSLLVAAGTWVPNVVNFPGSEYVEGYETVSINPEDFTGQTVLILGRGNSAFETAENILGVTNFIHMVSRSRVRLSWATHYVGDLRAINNGLLDTYQLKSLDGLLEGDLEDLAIVKDKKGKLHITLRFYLENRNISAGIDSITLPQDELDNFATRAPYDRVIRCLGWKFDFSIYNRSLRMMPGKGNIKKYPQIKPSYESRGTRGLFVLGTASHSVDFRKSAGGFIHGFRYTTRAVHRLLENRHHGVPWPSTVYPITQLTNSIIKRVNEASGLYQMFSVLADIILLRENATAFEYLEEYPVGVLAELEMQTGRKARSGLFVIIMEYGRNFSGADKDVFYYNRAVGEAQHAWQSNFLHPVIYYYKHLPTEREMRLRPPDWPLPRPNAIHHIVEDFLTDWTAPNAHILPLRRFLENCLGTDLRNFFAESCFLFAFTHQKLPPSCQQGYVRMQGLLGSQELRQHAVQAGLLQDYTHTDLSGDRPPDSHHGSQEHLMRDHGIPLRPLQHLVNAKDEL; encoded by the exons ATGCCTCCCGGTCTTCTTCCCTTCAGGGCCGGCTGCGCCAGCACCGCCATGGCCCCGGCGGTCTGCGGGAcgctcctggggctggccaTGTACGCCAGCGGCCTGTGCGCGGTGAGTGGAGCCGCGTTCCTGTACCACGACTACTGCGTCATcggggccgggcccgcgggCTTGCAGGCGGCCTATTTCCTCCAGAGAGCCGGCCGGGACTACATCGTGTTTGAGCGGAGCCATGCTCCCGGCAGCTTCTTCGCGCTCTACCCTCGGCACCGCAAACTCATCAGCATCAACAAGCAGTACACGGGCAAGTCCAACAGCGAGTTCAACCTCCGCCACGACTGGAATTCGCTCCTCAGCCACGACCGGCGGCTGCTGTTCCGACGCTACTCGCGCGATTTCTTCCCCAACGCTGACACCATGGTGCGTTACCTGGAGGATTTTGCTTCCCTGCTGAAGCTACGGGTTCAGTACAACACAGCCATCATCCATGTGACATTGGAGAAGAATGAGCAGGCCTGGAACGGCCATTATTTTCTCCTGATCGACCAGGACAGGAAGAACTACAAGTGCAG CTCTTTGTTGGTTGCTGCTGGAACGTGGGTTCCCAATGTGGTAAACTTTCCTGGCTCAGAGTATGTTGAGGGTTACGAGACCGTGTCCATCAACCCGGAGGACTTCACTGGCCAAACCGTGTTGATCCTGGGCCGAGGGAACTCGGCCTTCGAGACAGCAGAGAACATCCTGGGTGTCACGAACTTCATCCACATGGTGAGCCGCTCCCGCGTGCGCCTCTCCTGGGCCACCCACTATGTCGGGGATCTGAG AGCAATTAACAATGGCCTGCTGGACACCTACCAGCTGAAATCTCTGGATGGGCTTCTGGAGGGTGACCTGGAAGATCTGGCTATCGTTAAGGACAAAAAGGGAAAGCTGCACATCACACTGCGGTTCTACTTGGAGAACAGGAACATCAGCGCAGGCATCGACTCCATCACCCTCCCTCAGGATGAACTGGACAACTTTGCCACCCGCGCACCTTACGACCGTGTCATCCGCTGCCTGGGCTGGAAGTTTGACTTCTCTATCTATAATAG ATCCCTGAGAATGATGCCAGGAAAAGGGAATATTAAGAAGTATCCTCAAATCAAACCCAGCTATGAGTCTAGAGGCACTCGGGGGCTCTTTGTTCTTGGCACTGCTAGCCATTCAGTTGACTTCAGGAAATCTGCTGGGGGCTTCATCCATGGATTCCGGTATACAA CTCGGGCAGTCCATCGCCTATTGGAAAACCGTCACCATGGTGTCCCCTGGCCATCCACAGTCTACCCTATTACACAGCTGACCAATTCCATCATCAAGAGGGTGAATGAGGCCTCAGGCCTCTACCAGATGTTCAGTGTCCTGGCTGACATCATACTGCTGAGAGA GAATGCCACAGCATTTGAATACCTGGAAGAGTACCCTGTTGGAGTCCTGGCTGAGCTCGAAATGCAGACGGGAAGAAAGGCTCGCAGTGGGCTCTTTGTCATCATTATGGAGTATGGCAGGAATTTCTCTGGGGCTGACAAGGATGTCTTCTACTACAACCGTGCTGTGGGAGAGGCGCAGCATGCCTGGCAGTCCAACTTTTTACATCCTGTTATTTACTATTACAAACACCTCCCAACAG AGCGTGAGATGAGACTCCGTCCCCCAGACTGGCCTCTGCCCCGGCCAAATGCCATCCATCACATTGTGGAGGACTTTCTGACAGACTGGACAGCCCCGAATGCTCACATCCTGCCGCTGAGGCGGTTTTTGGAGAACTGCCTCGGCACCGACCTGCGCAATTTCTTTGCAG AGTCCTGTTTCCTGTTTGCCTTCACCCACCAGAAGctgcctccctcctgccagcaggGGTACGTTCGaatgcaggggctgctggggagccAGGAGCTCCGGCAGCACGCAGTacaggctgggctgctccaggattACACTCACACAGACTTGTCGGGTGACAGACCCCCTGACAGCCACCACGGCTCACAGGAGCACTTGATGAGAGATCACGGGATACCACTTCGTCCTCTGCAGCATCTTGTTAATGCCAAGGATGAGCTTTAA
- the EIF3D gene encoding eukaryotic translation initiation factor 3 subunit D isoform X1 gives MAKFVAPVIQDNPSGWGPCAVPEQFKDMPYQPFSKGDRLGKVADWTGATYQDKRYTNKYSSQFGGGSQYAYFHEEDETSFQLVDTARTQKTAYQRNRMRFAQRNLRRDKDRRNMLQFSMQTLPKSAKQKERDRLRLQKKFQKQFGVRQKWDQKSQQKPRDSSVEVRSDWEVKEEMDFPRLMKMRYLEVSEPQDIECCGALEYYDKAFDRITTRNEKLLRSIKRIFHTVTTTDDPVIRKLAKTQGNVFATDAILATLMSCTRSVYSWDIIVQRVGSKLFFDKRDNSDFDLLTVSETANEPPQEEGNSFNSPRNLAMEATYINHNFSQQCLRMGKEKYKFPNPNPFVEDDMDKNEVASVAYRYRRWKLGDDIDLIVRCEHDGVMTGANGEVSFINIKTLNEWDSRYCNGVDWRQKLDSQRGAVIATELKNNSYKLARWTCCALLAGSEYLKLGYVSRYHVKDSARHVILGTQQFKPNEFASQINLSIENAWGILRCVIDICMKLDEGKYLILKDPNKQVIRIYSLPDGTFSSDEDEEDEEEEEEEEEEES, from the exons atggcGAAGTTTGTGGCACCCGTGATCCAGGACAACCCCTCCGGCTGGGGCCCGTGTGCTGTGCCCGAGCAGTTCAAGGACATGCCCTACCAGCCGTTCAGCAAAGGAGACCGCCTGGGCAAG GTGGCCGATTGGACAGGAGCCACGTACCAGGATAAAAGATACACAA ACAAGTACTCGTCACAGTTTGGTGGTGGAAGCCAATATGCCTATTTCCACGAGGAGGATGAGACCAGCTTCCAGCTGGTGGACACGGCCCGGACGCAGAAAACGGCGTACCAGAGGAACCGCATGAGGTTTGCACAG AGAAACCTTCGGAGAGACAAGGACCGTCGGAACATGCTGCAGTTCAGCATGCAGACACTGCCCAAGAGTGCCAAGCAGAAGGAGAg AGATCGTTTGCGCCTACAGAAGAAGTTTCAGAAGCAGTTTGGAGTGAGGCAGAAGTGGGACCAGAAATCACAG CAGAAACCTCGTGACTCCTCTGTTGAAGTTCGCAGCGACTGGGAGGTGAAGGAAGAGATGGATTTCCCTCGGCTGATGAAAATGCGCTATCTGGAGGTGTCAGAGCCACAGGACAT AGAGTGCTGTGGAGCCCTAGAGTACTACGACAAAGCCTTCGACCGCATTACAACAAGGAATGAGAAACTCCTGAGGAGCATTAAGCGCATCTTCCATACCGTCACCACTACGGATGACCCAGTTATCCGAAAG CTGGCCAAGACACAAGGGAATGTGTTTGCCACAgatgccatcctggccacacTGATGAGCTGCACTCGTTCTGTTTATTCCTGGGATATCATTGTCCAGAGAGTTGGATCCAAGCTTTTCTTTGACAAGAGGGACAACTCAGATTTTG ACCTCCTGACAGTGAGTGAAACAGCCAATGAACCACCTCAGGAAGAAGGCAACTCTTTTAATTCTCCACGCAACCTGGCCATGGAAGCTACCTACATCAATCATAACTTCTCCCAGCAGTGTCTGAGGATG GGAAAGGAGAAGTACAAgtttcccaacccaaaccccttTGTGGAGGATGACATGGATAAAAATGAAGTAGCCTCTGTTGCATACAG GTACCGAAGGTGGAAGCTGGGAGATGATATAGATCTCATTGTCCGCTGCGAGCATGATGGAGTGATGACAGGAGCTAATGGAGAAGTGTCATTCATCAACATCAAAACACTGAACGAGTGGGATTCGAGG TATTGCAATGGGGTGGACTGGCGCCAGAAGCTGGACTCTCAGAGAGGGGCTGTCATTGCCACGGAGCTGAAGAACAACAGCTACAAGCTGGCCCGCTGGACATGCTGTGCACTGCTGGCTGGATCAGAGTACCTTAAACTCGG GTACGTATCCCGTTACCACGTGAAGGATTCTGCCCGCCACGTGATCCTGGGCACACAGCAGTTTAAGCCAAATGAATTTGCTAGCCAGATTAATCTGAGCATAGAGAACGCCTGGGGCATCCTGCGATGTGTCATTGACATCTGCATGAAGCTGGATGAGGGGAAGTACCTCATCCTCAAGGACCCCAACAAGCAGGTGATCCGCATCTACAGTTTGCCTGATGGCACCTTTAGCTCtgatgaagatgaggaggatgaggaggaagaagaggaagaggaag AGGAAGAGAGCTGA
- the EIF3D gene encoding eukaryotic translation initiation factor 3 subunit D isoform X2, whose product MAKFVAPVIQDNPSGWGPCAVPEQFKDMPYQPFSKGDRLGKVADWTGATYQDKRYTNKYSSQFGGGSQYAYFHEEDETSFQLVDTARTQKTAYQRNRMRFAQRNLRRDKDRRNMLQFSMQTLPKSAKQKERDRLRLQKKFQKQFGVRQKWDQKSQKPRDSSVEVRSDWEVKEEMDFPRLMKMRYLEVSEPQDIECCGALEYYDKAFDRITTRNEKLLRSIKRIFHTVTTTDDPVIRKLAKTQGNVFATDAILATLMSCTRSVYSWDIIVQRVGSKLFFDKRDNSDFDLLTVSETANEPPQEEGNSFNSPRNLAMEATYINHNFSQQCLRMGKEKYKFPNPNPFVEDDMDKNEVASVAYRYRRWKLGDDIDLIVRCEHDGVMTGANGEVSFINIKTLNEWDSRYCNGVDWRQKLDSQRGAVIATELKNNSYKLARWTCCALLAGSEYLKLGYVSRYHVKDSARHVILGTQQFKPNEFASQINLSIENAWGILRCVIDICMKLDEGKYLILKDPNKQVIRIYSLPDGTFSSDEDEEDEEEEEEEEEEES is encoded by the exons atggcGAAGTTTGTGGCACCCGTGATCCAGGACAACCCCTCCGGCTGGGGCCCGTGTGCTGTGCCCGAGCAGTTCAAGGACATGCCCTACCAGCCGTTCAGCAAAGGAGACCGCCTGGGCAAG GTGGCCGATTGGACAGGAGCCACGTACCAGGATAAAAGATACACAA ACAAGTACTCGTCACAGTTTGGTGGTGGAAGCCAATATGCCTATTTCCACGAGGAGGATGAGACCAGCTTCCAGCTGGTGGACACGGCCCGGACGCAGAAAACGGCGTACCAGAGGAACCGCATGAGGTTTGCACAG AGAAACCTTCGGAGAGACAAGGACCGTCGGAACATGCTGCAGTTCAGCATGCAGACACTGCCCAAGAGTGCCAAGCAGAAGGAGAg AGATCGTTTGCGCCTACAGAAGAAGTTTCAGAAGCAGTTTGGAGTGAGGCAGAAGTGGGACCAGAAATCACAG AAACCTCGTGACTCCTCTGTTGAAGTTCGCAGCGACTGGGAGGTGAAGGAAGAGATGGATTTCCCTCGGCTGATGAAAATGCGCTATCTGGAGGTGTCAGAGCCACAGGACAT AGAGTGCTGTGGAGCCCTAGAGTACTACGACAAAGCCTTCGACCGCATTACAACAAGGAATGAGAAACTCCTGAGGAGCATTAAGCGCATCTTCCATACCGTCACCACTACGGATGACCCAGTTATCCGAAAG CTGGCCAAGACACAAGGGAATGTGTTTGCCACAgatgccatcctggccacacTGATGAGCTGCACTCGTTCTGTTTATTCCTGGGATATCATTGTCCAGAGAGTTGGATCCAAGCTTTTCTTTGACAAGAGGGACAACTCAGATTTTG ACCTCCTGACAGTGAGTGAAACAGCCAATGAACCACCTCAGGAAGAAGGCAACTCTTTTAATTCTCCACGCAACCTGGCCATGGAAGCTACCTACATCAATCATAACTTCTCCCAGCAGTGTCTGAGGATG GGAAAGGAGAAGTACAAgtttcccaacccaaaccccttTGTGGAGGATGACATGGATAAAAATGAAGTAGCCTCTGTTGCATACAG GTACCGAAGGTGGAAGCTGGGAGATGATATAGATCTCATTGTCCGCTGCGAGCATGATGGAGTGATGACAGGAGCTAATGGAGAAGTGTCATTCATCAACATCAAAACACTGAACGAGTGGGATTCGAGG TATTGCAATGGGGTGGACTGGCGCCAGAAGCTGGACTCTCAGAGAGGGGCTGTCATTGCCACGGAGCTGAAGAACAACAGCTACAAGCTGGCCCGCTGGACATGCTGTGCACTGCTGGCTGGATCAGAGTACCTTAAACTCGG GTACGTATCCCGTTACCACGTGAAGGATTCTGCCCGCCACGTGATCCTGGGCACACAGCAGTTTAAGCCAAATGAATTTGCTAGCCAGATTAATCTGAGCATAGAGAACGCCTGGGGCATCCTGCGATGTGTCATTGACATCTGCATGAAGCTGGATGAGGGGAAGTACCTCATCCTCAAGGACCCCAACAAGCAGGTGATCCGCATCTACAGTTTGCCTGATGGCACCTTTAGCTCtgatgaagatgaggaggatgaggaggaagaagaggaagaggaag AGGAAGAGAGCTGA